The DNA sequence TTTTTTGCTTATCTTCCTCTGAAAACTTTTCCTTTTTGCCTCTTTTTTTCGGAATAATTCCGTTTAAACCGTCTTTTTCAAAAAGTTTTAAAATGTGAGAAATTGCCTGCTTTGTGAGACCAGTTTCATTAGCTATTTCCCTGAGTGATTTTCCTTCTGCCTTGAGGAAAATCACTTTTGATCTGCGATAAAGTTGAGAATTTTTATTTGGTGATTCTTTCAAAATTTTCAAAAGTTCATCCATTTCATCCTGTTTCAGTTGTAATGTCCGCCTCTTGCCCATTTTTGGATTTTTGCAAGAAATTAAATTTCTATCTCCATTCCCTCTGCTGCAACAAGAAGATTAAATTTGTATTTTTTCTTTTTCACCTCATTTTTACAATGCTCAAAAATTTCATCTATCATATTATCTGTGTGAGTGTGGTCATGATGAAAGAGAAGAAGTCGCTTCACTTCACCTTCGTGCGCAACCCTAAGTGTAAAGAGGTAATGTGAATGACCCCAGCCAACTTTTTCAACATATTCCTCTGGTGTGTAAGTTGTATCGTGAATTAAAAGATCTGCACCTTTTACGAAGTCAAAAATTCTTTTGTTTGGGTCCCCGGGGATTTTGTCAAACTTTTCAACAACTTCTTTTTCCCAGTTAAAAAGGTAAGGAGTTATTTCCCTGTCAAACGGCTCATTATCGCTTATATAGACGACGGTTTTATTGTTAAAAGATATCCTATATCCAAGTGTAAAGCCGGGATGATTTACATAAATTGTTTGAACCGTGGCGTCGTAAATTTTAAATTCTTCCTCACCGACTTGCAAAAATTTTATTGTTGCTTTCAGCTCGCTCAATCTAACGGGGAAATAAACCCTGTCCATTTGATCTGCGACAATTTGCTCAAGTGTCTTTGATCTTGCCCCAGAGCCAACTATCGTGAATTCATTTCCAGATATAAAAAGGGGTTTGAAGAATGGAAAACCTTGAATGTGATCCCAGTGTGGATGAGTTATCATTATATAAGCCTTCGTTGATTCACCTTTGTGAATTAGATAGTTGCCGAGATTTTTTATTCCTGTTCCAGAATCAAGGATTATCAGATTATTATCGTCAAGTTTGAGTTCAACGCAGGGAGTGTTCCCCCCGTAGCGAACTGTATCCTTTCCTGGTGTAGGGATTGAGCCCCTACAACCCCAAATTTTTAACTTCATAATTTTTTACCCCCTTTAAATTCTTATATTCATTTGAAAGTTCAACATAATGCAAAGCTGATTCTTCTATTGCCTTTCTTTCCTCTTCTGTTAATTCTCTTATAACTTTGGCAGGGACTCCAGCGACAAGCGTTCCCTCTGGCACAACAAATCCCTGCTTTACAAGTGAACCAGCTGCAACGAGAGAATAAGATTTAACTTCTGCACCATCAAGGACGACAGCACCCATCCCAATCAAACATTTATCCCGAACGATTGCCCCATGCAGAATCGCGCCATGCCCAACTGTTACATCATTACCAATGATTAAAGGATATTTTTCGGTCGTTACATGAAGAATGCAACCATCTTGGATGTTTGTCCTTTCCCCGATTCTTATATAATTTACATCACCACGAATTACAGCATTGAACCATATATTTGCATCTTTACCAATTACAACATCGCCGATTATCACAGCTCCATCGGCTATAAAAACGGATTCGTCAATTTCTGGGAATTTACCTCTATAAGGTAATATTTTCATCGGACCGCTGCTTTTTGTTTTAATTTTTTTGAATATGTTCCCAAGAATTGTTCCAGCTTTTTAACTCAACAACGACGCTACCTACAAGAACTTTTAATTTGCCTTTCAATGGGATTGCTTTTTCATCTGCGCTTATCCAGCCAGTAAAATCTCCAGTTAAACCAAAAAAACCAATATAATTTGCCTTACCATCTATTTCATAAGAATCAACGGGTTTGCTTATAGCGTCTATCTTTATCTTTGTCTTCTTTCTACCAAAATTTATAACTGTAATTCCCTTCGTTCCCTCAATAAAAGTTGGTACAGCTATTGTCTTTGTTTGATTGAAATTTGACCTCGCATAATAAAAAAGAGATGGTCCATCACAATACATCGTTGAAATTTTGACCGTATCTATCTTACGCCCTTTCGTATTGTATTCAAAATTATAATAGTTTTTCTCAACAACATATGCAGACGGATTTTCAATGAGCTGGTATTTGACGCTTTGATAATACTTTCGCTCGCGCTGTTCGCTGTGATATCTTCTTGCGATAAATTTTGAATCAAAAACAGCTTCAAAATCAGCATGGATGTCAACAAACGGAACCGAATAAGAATCAATCCTTACCCTGACCTTGTAAAAATCAGTCCCATTTTCACTGAACTTATCAACAACTTTAAACTTTATCTGACCAAGTTTGAAAAAAAGATACTTGACTTCATAAACAAGTTCCTCACCAACCTGAATGAACGATGTGTTGAAGACTTTATCAAATTTTTCAAATTCCTGTTGATGAAAATCTGTTGATATTGCGAAAACTAAAGCAATTATAAAGTTCATAAAAAATTACTCTTCAGAACCAGTCGCCTTTCTTGGTGTTCTTTTTCTTGCTGGGAGTTTCTCTTCAAGCTTTGACTCAAGCTGTTGTTGTGCTGAAATTATCCTCTCTTCAAGTATCCTTTGATAGGCGACGATCTCACTTGTTTGCTGTTTTAAAACATCAACTATTGTTTTCAAATCATTCGTTGTAACCTCAATTTTCCCAGCTGTATTTTCAAAACCCTCAATTATATTTTTCTCCGCCGATTTCGTCAATCTTGAAAGATTTACTATCCCAAACACAACACCAGCTGAAATAAGTATAAGGATGATAAATCCAGCGATAAGTGTTGCTCTGTTTGAGCTAAGCTTTGAAATTATCTCGTCAATCTTTGATGTATTTTCATCAATTTTAGTTGAAACCTCTTTCACCCCAGCCCCAACTTCACCAATTGAGTTTTTCACATCTTTAATTCCATTTTCAACGCCCGAAACTTTTTCTTCAACCTTTGAAATACGGTTTCTCAAATCACGGTTCTGTGCCTCAATTTGACCTATCCTCTTTATTATTTGTTCATTTCCAGCAGAAATTGAAGATAACCTTGAATCAACTTTTTCAATCTTTGAAGAAAGCTCGTCCCTTACTTGATTAACGCTTTGATTTAGCTTTTGATCAAATTCTCCACGGAGTGCATCTACTTTTTCTTTAAGTGAATTATCCATTGCTTCAAGTTTTTTCATTACATCGTCAACTGAATATTTCGTAATTTGCTGTTGAACTTGGGAGAAAAGGCTTAGAGAAAAAATAAAAATCAAAAGTAGCGTCAATTTAAGTTTCATTTTTTCACCGGTAATTTATTTTTAAATTTAAAGCCCCCGCAGAGAAATGGGGGCTTTGTTCACTTATTTACCACTTGCCAGAAGCTTCTCAGCCTGTGGCATAAGTTCAAGCGCTTTTTGGAATTGTTCATCAACTTCAAGCATTATCGGATACCATCCCTCATTTCGCCAGATAAACCTTGCGATATGTGCCTTTAAAATCGCTTTTATATATGGAAGATCCTGACTGTATTGTCCTTCGTCCCATTTTATTCCCTTTGATATGACGAAATCTTTAAATTCATTAAGCATCTCCTCCGTTATCATGAAATTCTTTTTGAAATTCTCAAAGTTGTTCCCATATTTGCTTCTTATCTCATTCCCTTTCACATCCATAAAGTTTGAAATGAAAATATAAAACAGATTTTGTCTTCTTATGTTAACTGAAAGTTCCGTCAAGTTTTGTGTTTTCACAACAAAATCAGGAGCAATTCCGCCCCCGCCGTAGACAGGACGGGATAAAATTTTGGTGTTATAAACAGTTTTTGCCGAATCTTTACCACCACCCAAATGTTCAGCTATTGATACATATTTCTTCCCTTCATAAGGCTTTTGGATTAATCTCCCGCTTGGCGTGTAATATCTTGCTGTTGTCAATCTAATTGCAGATCCATCATTTAATGGGAATTGTCTTTGCACAAGTCCTTTCCCAAATGTTGTATCGCCCACCACTAAACCTCTATCCCAATCTTGTATCGCACCCGCAACTATTTCGCTTCCAGAAGCTGAACCTTGATTAACAAGCAGGATAACCGGGATGTTTTCAAGTGTTCCTTCAGAGGTAGCATAAAATTCTTCATTATATTCAGGAAGACGACCTTTGGTATAAACTATCAATCTTCCCTTTGGAAGGAACTCGTCAGCAATCTTCACTGCCTCTGAAAGAAGTCCACCAGGGTTGTTCCTTAAATCAAGAATGAGTTTTTTCATTCCCTGTTCTTTTAACTTCCGAACCGCTTCTTTAAACTCCCGATCCGTTGTCTCAGAAAATCTATTTATGCTTATATAGCCGATGTCTTTTGAAACCATAACAGCAACATCAACGCTATAAATTGAGATTTTATCTCTTGTTATCACAAAGTCAAGCAGTTCTTTAACCCCAGGTCTTAAAATTGTCACTTTTACCTTTGTTCCCTTTGGACCGCGAAGTTTCTTTATCACATCCTCATTTTTTAATCCTATAGCTGGTTGATCATCTATTTTAATTATTTTGTCCCCAGCCATTATCCCAAGTTGTTCACTTGGACCACCTGCTATCGGCGAGACAACATTTATCGTATCGTTTATTATTGTGAATTCAATCCCGATGCCCTCAAAGCTTCCTCTTATATCTTCATTTACTCTTTCCATTGCTTTCGCAGGAATATATACAGAATGTGGATCAAGAACACCAAGCATTCCTTCTATTGCAGCCTCAACAAGAGTTTGAGTATCAATTTTATCAACATAATTTTTCCGTGCGAGATTTAAAACATCGTTTAGTTTCATTATTTGTATATAAACATCATCACCGGAAAACAAACTATTTAAATTTGCTCCAATTACTATCCCAACTAAAAGGACAATTATTATCGTCAATGGTGAAAACCTTTGCCTGAGCATAATTTTTACCTCCTAATAATCTACTTTTATTTTGACATAAGTTAAAAAATTTTTTTCATATTTTCCAGCACCAAAGCCAAGCAAGATATCTTTCTTTATTTCCCATAGCAAATCAAAACCAAGTTTAAGTTTATTCTCAATGATCCCGTCAAGAAATTTAACTTTTTCGGCATCCCATTGGCGATGCCCAAGATTGAAATCGCCACCAACATTTATCGTATCAGATTCAATTATCGGGTTTCTCCCGTGCCTTGTTCTTTCTACAAAAATTGTCAAAGTTGCTCTTTTTGATAGAAGATAAATAATTTTGATGAAAAAATCATCTGAATTTGGACCTATCTCATGACCTAAAAGAAAACCGTTATGCGTGTAATTATTTTCGTTGAATCTGTGAGAGTAAACATAGGGTTCAATTCGTGTATATTCAAGTATAAGATCAGCGTTTTTAATAAAATTTGCGAAATAAAGCCCGAACTGATAACCGAGTTCGTTCCCATACCACCCGGTGCCAAGTGTTGGGAAATTTATATCATCAATTAAAACTGTCCCGTAGATTTGAAGGTTCTTAAAAATGTTTGATTTAAAATCAAAGCCAAGCAATGCATTGTCTCTGTCTTGGAGTGAATGTTCCGCAGATTTATAAAAGTTAATAGGATTAAGATAAGCAAGCTCGGGAAAGCGTTTGGTGTAAATCACGCCCTCCCAAACCCCGAAATTAAACTTGTCCCAAAAGTTAAAATTTAATCTGTGTGTTGCCAAGTATTTTGAATTTATCAATGTCATATTGCCCGCAATCGTATCTGGAATTATAAACTTTGTCCCAAGAAGCCATGAATGAACGAAATCATAAGATATACCCTTATATTTAAAGCGAATTTTAAAAAAGTCAAAGGAAGGAGATGTTTGAGAAATGAAAAGTTTTCCAGAGAAACCATAACCTTGGGTTATAAACTCACGCCCCAGTTGAAAACTTAGATATTTGCTCTGATATTTTATGTAGGCATCTGTGAAGTCAAAATTAACAGAACCTTCTTCATTGAATTTGTAATTTTGCCTTAATCTAATCTCTTCAAGTGCAAGTCCTTTATCCCCGAACGATTGACCGTCCGTTGATTGAAGATAAAAGCCCAACTTCCCATCGTATGTTCCTCTTAACCTTCCACCTATCTCAGCCAAAACAACATTTGAACTCCTTGAAAATTTTGTGTCAAGATTAAAAAGTAAGTCAGCAAAAAAATTAACATTTGAGTCTCTATAAGTGTAAAGATATTTCGCTTTATCGGATAAAAGTCCGTCATTGAACTTAATCCCATCGTTGATAATAGATGTTTCAAAAAAATTTTCTTTTTTTAATTCGTTTTCAAACTCAATCATTAAAAGTTCAAGGTACCCTTGCTCATTTTTGCTTAATTTATCGCGCTGTGCGTAAATCTCGTTTAGAAAATTTGCTACCTCACCTCTTGAAATCGGCAGTGAAGCATCATCAAAGTTTTTAATTATACCCCTTACTTCCATCCTCTTCAAAAATTGATATACCCTGTGTGAAATTGGGACATTTTCAACTTGCGAAAGGATTTCAGATGAAAAAATCAAAAAAATTAAAATAACCTTTTTCATCGCACCATATCCCAGACCTTTGAGATTGATCTTTTAAAAAAGATAATTGAAATGGAATTAAAAAACCACAATGCAAGTGTTCGGATATAGCCGTATTTCCTATACCTTCTTGGTGATTCATAAACTTTCACTCCATAAACATTTATAATTTTACCAAGCCGGCGGAGTCGCATATAGAGGTCAAAATCTTCACCCGCAACAAGTTTATCGTTGTAGCCGTTTACTTCAAAAAAACTTTCCCTTTTGATCACATGGCATTCACCCCTTCCCATCCCAAGCCCCACTACATTCAGCATCGCAAAAAATTTGTTAAGAAACCAGTGAAAGATTTTATCTTTTAAAAGCTCTTCTTCTGGATAAACCTCAACTTCAAAAGATAAAGCCACAACTTGTGGGATTTTCATAAGGTTATCACAAAGTTTGAAGAATATATCAATATCGTCAATTCTTACATCCGCGTTCAAAAATATAAGTATTTCCCCATTTGAGTTTAAAGCCCCGAGATTTCTACCTTCTGCGATTGTTTGTTTATTTTTCTTTTCGTTCAGAATAATTTTATCGGCAAATTTTCTCGCTATTTCGATCGTCCCGTCTGTGCTTCCACCATCGCTTATTATTATTTCAATATCATATTTTTGTTTAATTTCACCAGTGAAGTTTTTTTCGGCCCAGCGAAGTGTTTTTTCCTCATTAAGTGTTGGAATTATCAGAGAAAATCTTTTCATTTCAAAAGGTTAACTTATTGATTTGATAAATGAAACCCCAATTAAAAAATTTGGGGCGTTATGCACGCCCCATAGAACAAATTTTCAATTTTTCGGAATAAATTTTTTCATATCAAATTTCTCAATTCTTCAACGAAGAGATCCATCTCTTTCTTTGTTCTCTTTTCCGTTACAGCGATCATCAGTCCATCGCCATAGCCATCAAATTTTGAAAGGTCAATTCCAGGTAGAATTTTCTTTGGTTGAAGTCTTTCTTTTATCTTTGATACGGGGACAGGTGTCTGGACAACAAATTCTTTAAAGAATGGTTGATTATACTTTAGTTTAAAACCGTTGATTTTTGAGATTTCTTCAGCGAGGTAATGACTTTTTTGGAGGCAGAGGGTTGCAACTTCTCTCAAGCCCTGTTTCCCCATTAAAGCCATATAAACTGTTGCTGCAAGCATCATAAGACCTTGATTCGTGCAGATGTTGGAGGTTGCTTTTTCTCTTTTTATATGTTGCTCTCTTGTCTGAAGCGTTAGCGTAAAGCCACGCTCGCCATCTCTGTCAATCGTAACCCCAGATAAGCGTCCGGGAAGTTTTCTTATTAGGAATTCTTTTACCGCAAAAATTCCAAGGTAGGGTCCGCCAAAACTTAACGGAATCCCCAAAGGTTGTCCTTCTCCAACGACGATATCGGCACCGTATTCACCAGGTGGAATCAGCAAGCCAAGTGAGATTGGATCAATTGCAACTATAAATAAAGCTCCAACGCTATGGGCGATCTTTTCAATTTCAAATACATCTTCAATGTTTCCAAAAAAATTAGGTTGCTGAACCACAACGCATGCTGTTTTATCTGTAACTTTTGATTTTAAATCATCAAGGTCGCAAACCCCAGAATCAAACTTTGTCAATTTAATCTCTGCCCTTCTTGGGTGAGTATAAGTGCGAACAACCGTTAGGTAATTTGGATTGACAGGACCTGCGATGACAGCTTCATTTTTCCCCGTGTGACCAAGCGCAAGAAGAACTGCCTCTGCAAGTGCGCTACCGCCATCATACATTGAAGCATTCGCAACATCCATCCCTGTCAAGCGACAGATCATCGTTTGATACTCGTAGATTGCTTGAAGTGTTCCTTGACTTACCTCTGCTTGATAAGGTGTGTAAGCAGTGTAGAATTCCGATCTGCTTATTATTGTAAAGACAGCTGAAGGCACAAAATGATCATATGCCCCACCACCGAGAAAAGAAATCGCATGGTTTAGATCAAGGTTTTTCTCAGAGATGCTTTGAAGCTCTTTTAGAACTTCATACTCTGAAAGTGGTTCTGGAAGTTTGAGATCATCTTTTAATCTTATCTCAGGTGGGATATCAGAAATTAGTTCTTCAAATGATGAAACTCCAATTGCTTTTAACATTTCCTGTCTGTCTTCGTCGGTGTTTGGAATGAATCCCATTTTGACGTGCTCCTTAAATTTTTACTTACCAATTAATTTTCTGTAATCTTCCGCAGATAGAAGGTTATTAAGTTCATTTAGATCTTTGATTTTAATTTTTATTATCCACCCCTCACCATACGGATCTTTGTTAATTAAATCAGGCGAGTCTTTTAGTTTTTCATTTACCTCAATTATTTCGCCTGAAACGGGGGAGAAAAGATCTGAAACCGCTTTTACGGCTTCAATTGTCCCGAAGGATTCAAGCTGCTTTACAACTTTTCCAATTTGCGGGAGCTCAACATAAACTATGTCCCCAAGTTCACTTTGTGCGTAATCAGTTATCCCAACAACTCCAATGGAATTGTCTTCAACCCTTATCCATTCATGTTCTTTTGTGTACTTTAAGTTTTCAGGGAACAGCATTGTTTTTCTCCTTTTTAGGTTTTAATCGTTCATGTTAAATTTAAAATCAATAAACTTTGTATCATAATCAACACCGCTTCTAAATTCAGGTGAATTTAGAAGTTTTATATGAAATGGTATCGTCGTATGAACGCCTTCAATTACGAATTCTTCAAGTGCTCTCAACATTCTTGCTATAGCTTCATCTCTTGTTCTTGCATGTACTATAAGCTTTGCAATCATAGAATCATAATATGGTGGGATAACATATTCTTGATAGATGTGTGAATCAACTCTAACCCCAAAACCGCCGGGGAAATGAAGAGCAGTTATTTTTCCAGGTGAAGGTCTAAATCCATTAAACGGGTCCTCTGCGTTAATTCTGCATTCAATTGCGTGTCCGTTCGGTTTGAGCTGTCTCTGTTTTATGCCAAGTTTTTCGC is a window from the Candidatus Kryptobacter tengchongensis genome containing:
- a CDS encoding Transposase — translated: MGKRRTLQLKQDEMDELLKILKESPNKNSQLYRRSKVIFLKAEGKSLREIANETGLTKQAISHILKLFEKDGLNGIIPKKRGKKEKFSEEDKQKIVNLVNQFSPSEFGIPKRYWTLRTIARAMKKIYNVKISINSVRKILNEGNVDLKKMRDKFKKIKLIDYLKS
- a CDS encoding Phosphoribosyl 1,2-cyclic phosphodiesterase: MKLKIWGCRGSIPTPGKDTVRYGGNTPCVELKLDDNNLIILDSGTGIKNLGNYLIHKGESTKAYIMITHPHWDHIQGFPFFKPLFISGNEFTIVGSGARSKTLEQIVADQMDRVYFPVRLSELKATIKFLQVGEEEFKIYDATVQTIYVNHPGFTLGYRISFNNKTVVYISDNEPFDREITPYLFNWEKEVVEKFDKIPGDPNKRIFDFVKGADLLIHDTTYTPEEYVEKVGWGHSHYLFTLRVAHEGEVKRLLLFHHDHTHTDNMIDEIFEHCKNEVKKKKYKFNLLVAAEGMEIEI
- a CDS encoding Carbonic anhydrase or acetyltransferase, isoleucine patch superfamily, with translation MKILPYRGKFPEIDESVFIADGAVIIGDVVIGKDANIWFNAVIRGDVNYIRIGERTNIQDGCILHVTTEKYPLIIGNDVTVGHGAILHGAIVRDKCLIGMGAVVLDGAEVKSYSLVAAGSLVKQGFVVPEGTLVAGVPAKVIRELTEEERKAIEESALHYVELSNEYKNLKGVKNYEVKNLGL
- a CDS encoding Alpha helical coiled-coil rod protein (HCR), whose amino-acid sequence is MKLKLTLLLIFIFSLSLFSQVQQQITKYSVDDVMKKLEAMDNSLKEKVDALRGEFDQKLNQSVNQVRDELSSKIEKVDSRLSSISAGNEQIIKRIGQIEAQNRDLRNRISKVEEKVSGVENGIKDVKNSIGEVGAGVKEVSTKIDENTSKIDEIISKLSSNRATLIAGFIILILISAGVVFGIVNLSRLTKSAEKNIIEGFENTAGKIEVTTNDLKTIVDVLKQQTSEIVAYQRILEERIISAQQQLESKLEEKLPARKRTPRKATGSEE
- a CDS encoding C-terminal processing peptidase-3. Serine peptidase. MEROPS family S41A, with translation MLRQRFSPLTIIIVLLVGIVIGANLNSLFSGDDVYIQIMKLNDVLNLARKNYVDKIDTQTLVEAAIEGMLGVLDPHSVYIPAKAMERVNEDIRGSFEGIGIEFTIINDTINVVSPIAGGPSEQLGIMAGDKIIKIDDQPAIGLKNEDVIKKLRGPKGTKVKVTILRPGVKELLDFVITRDKISIYSVDVAVMVSKDIGYISINRFSETTDREFKEAVRKLKEQGMKKLILDLRNNPGGLLSEAVKIADEFLPKGRLIVYTKGRLPEYNEEFYATSEGTLENIPVILLVNQGSASGSEIVAGAIQDWDRGLVVGDTTFGKGLVQRQFPLNDGSAIRLTTARYYTPSGRLIQKPYEGKKYVSIAEHLGGGKDSAKTVYNTKILSRPVYGGGGIAPDFVVKTQNLTELSVNIRRQNLFYIFISNFMDVKGNEIRSKYGNNFENFKKNFMITEEMLNEFKDFVISKGIKWDEGQYSQDLPYIKAILKAHIARFIWRNEGWYPIMLEVDEQFQKALELMPQAEKLLASGK
- a CDS encoding Capsule assembly protein Wzi — translated: MKKVILIFLIFSSEILSQVENVPISHRVYQFLKRMEVRGIIKNFDDASLPISRGEVANFLNEIYAQRDKLSKNEQGYLELLMIEFENELKKENFFETSIINDGIKFNDGLLSDKAKYLYTYRDSNVNFFADLLFNLDTKFSRSSNVVLAEIGGRLRGTYDGKLGFYLQSTDGQSFGDKGLALEEIRLRQNYKFNEEGSVNFDFTDAYIKYQSKYLSFQLGREFITQGYGFSGKLFISQTSPSFDFFKIRFKYKGISYDFVHSWLLGTKFIIPDTIAGNMTLINSKYLATHRLNFNFWDKFNFGVWEGVIYTKRFPELAYLNPINFYKSAEHSLQDRDNALLGFDFKSNIFKNLQIYGTVLIDDINFPTLGTGWYGNELGYQFGLYFANFIKNADLILEYTRIEPYVYSHRFNENNYTHNGFLLGHEIGPNSDDFFIKIIYLLSKRATLTIFVERTRHGRNPIIESDTINVGGDFNLGHRQWDAEKVKFLDGIIENKLKLGFDLLWEIKKDILLGFGAGKYEKNFLTYVKIKVDY
- a CDS encoding Glycosyltransferase, GT2 family yields the protein MKRFSLIIPTLNEEKTLRWAEKNFTGEIKQKYDIEIIISDGGSTDGTIEIARKFADKIILNEKKNKQTIAEGRNLGALNSNGEILIFLNADVRIDDIDIFFKLCDNLMKIPQVVALSFEVEVYPEEELLKDKIFHWFLNKFFAMLNVVGLGMGRGECHVIKRESFFEVNGYNDKLVAGEDFDLYMRLRRLGKIINVYGVKVYESPRRYRKYGYIRTLALWFFNSISIIFFKRSISKVWDMVR
- a CDS encoding glycine dehydrogenase (decarboxylating) alpha subunit yields the protein MGFIPNTDEDRQEMLKAIGVSSFEELISDIPPEIRLKDDLKLPEPLSEYEVLKELQSISEKNLDLNHAISFLGGGAYDHFVPSAVFTIISRSEFYTAYTPYQAEVSQGTLQAIYEYQTMICRLTGMDVANASMYDGGSALAEAVLLALGHTGKNEAVIAGPVNPNYLTVVRTYTHPRRAEIKLTKFDSGVCDLDDLKSKVTDKTACVVVQQPNFFGNIEDVFEIEKIAHSVGALFIVAIDPISLGLLIPPGEYGADIVVGEGQPLGIPLSFGGPYLGIFAVKEFLIRKLPGRLSGVTIDRDGERGFTLTLQTREQHIKREKATSNICTNQGLMMLAATVYMALMGKQGLREVATLCLQKSHYLAEEISKINGFKLKYNQPFFKEFVVQTPVPVSKIKERLQPKKILPGIDLSKFDGYGDGLMIAVTEKRTKKEMDLFVEELRNLI
- a CDS encoding glycine cleavage system H protein, with amino-acid sequence MLFPENLKYTKEHEWIRVEDNSIGVVGITDYAQSELGDIVYVELPQIGKVVKQLESFGTIEAVKAVSDLFSPVSGEIIEVNEKLKDSPDLINKDPYGEGWIIKIKIKDLNELNNLLSAEDYRKLIGK